From the genome of Streptomyces sp. JH34:
GGAGATCCGTGTAGGTCAGGTCCTGCAGTTCGTGGACGAGCGCCAGGAATCCGAACGCCGCGGCGGAGATGGGGACACCGAGGGCCGCCACCATGATCAGAAGTACCGCGTACCCCCGGGTGCGGACGACCGCGAGTGGATCCGGGGTCCTGGCGTCGGGTGCTCCGGCCGAATCGGACGCCATGGCCATGGTCTCCTCGTTGTCGGGTCCCGCCGGGGCGCCTGCCGGCCGCCGGGGTCCACACGGTGATACCACGACGTCCGGTTATGTCTGTGAAGTACCCGCTGTGCGCGAGTGACGAATCCGATCCGTTCAGTCCCCGCCCCGTTCGGCTGCCGGAAGCCGGCCCGCGGCCACCGCGTCGACCAGCGCCCGGTGATCCCTCTCGTTCTGGTCGGCGTACCGCTCGGCGAACTCCTCCAGCGCGCGGTCGAACACATCGCCGTGGCCCAGGTAGGCGGCGATGGCGATGCGGTCGCCGGACCGCGCGTGCGCACGGGCCAGCGTCGTCCCGCACAGCTCCCCGAACGCGGCCATGCCGCGCGGCACCATCTGCTCCGGTTCGGCGATGCCCTTCCAGTCGCGGAGCTGCCGGACGTAGAAGTCCCGGCGTTTCCCGTCGAACCCGTCCACCCGCTCCCAGCCCAGGAAGATGTCGCCCGCCGCCTGCATCAGACGCTGGCCCGCCACCACGCGCTCGCCCTGGTTCCGGTACGCGCTCGCCCCCGCGTGGGGCGCCAGGACCGAGGTGTCCGCCTCCTTGGCCTGGAGGAAGAGCGGATCCTCACCGTCCCTGCCCAGCAGGAGGAGGATCCAGCAGCGGGTCCCGACGCTCCCCACGCCCACGACCTTGCGGGCCATGTCCACGGGCCGGAAGTCCGCGAGCAGGGCACGCCGGTCGGACGGGAGGCTGCGGGCGTATCCCCGGATGAGCTTGCGGAACCGGCTCTCGGTCACGCGCCGTTCGTCATCGGTAAGCAGGTCCGCGAGCGGCACGACCAGAGGCGGGTCGGGGGCGATGCGGAGACGCCCGCCGGCAACCTCGGTGAGTTTGGCGAACGCCTGCAGACTGTCCCGGGTACGGGCCTTCGCCGTCGCGCCGGCGACTCGCCTGCGGCCCGCCGCCGCCAGCTTGCCGGCGGCCATGGCCCTGAGGCGGTCCTCGTCGACCTTCGTGTACCAGACATCGAGATTGCGCATCTCCGCGAACCTGATCATCGACTCCCGGTACGACCGCACGGTGGCCCGGACGACGCGGGACCGCTCCTTGTCCGAGAAGCCGTTCGCGCGGCCCGCGATCACGAGGCTCGCCGCCAGCCGCTTGACGTCCCACTCCCAGGGGCCCGGCAGCGTCTCGTCGAAGTCGTTGATGTCGAACAGGAGGTGGCGCTCGGGAGAGGCGAGCAGCCTGAAGTTCAGCAGGTGGGCGTCACCGCACAGCTGGGCCCTGATCCCGGAGGCCGGCGTCCCCGCGAGGTCGGCGGCCATGATCGCCGCGGCGCCCCGGTAGAAGCGGAAGGGTGATTCCGTCATCCGCCCGTACCGGATCGGGACGAGCTCCTGCACCCTGGCCGCGGACTGGGCTTCCAGGAGGGCCAGCGGATCGGGGCGGCCTGCCGGCGGATCGTACGCGTGGTGGCTGGACCTGGGTACCCGTCGTCGAGCCGCCTTGCCGAGCGCGGCCCGTTCCCTGGGCGTCGCGCCCGGTACGGCGCGGAGCGGCGAGGTGCGTTCCTGGGGCATGGCGGCCCTCCTGACTGCGTGCGGGACCTGTCGGCGGCCCCTGCTTCCCATCATCCCGGCCCGGACCCGTTCCGGCCGCTCGGCCCGGGCCCGTGCCCTTCTTCCGGCGAGGCCGGGGCCGGATTCAGGCCTGTCCGCGACTCCGGGCCGCCTGTCCACGGCCCACGCGCCGCCAGATCGCCCGCTGCGACCTCAGCGCGAGGGCTCCCACCACGATCAGCACGGCGATGTTGACCAGGAGCTGGATGAGGGAGCCCCATGCCTCGGACCAGCTGCCGAAGGCGGTGGAGACGCTGATGGCCGCGGCCGCCGGGATCGTCGTCACCGAGATGAAGACCCCGAGCAGGGAGCTCGTGCGGGCCTCGGTGAGGGACACGATGCCGACGACGGCGGCCAGGGCCGCGACGGCGAAGGAGAAGAAGTTGGGTGTGTTGATCAGGTCGGAGACGGGGCGCAGCCCTTGTTTGAAGGCCCGCGACTCGAAGCCGAACCCTCGGATCAGCAGGCTGAAGAGGAACGTGACCGTGATGGTCAGCAGGAAACCCTTGAACAGCGCGTTCAGCCCACGGCGGGCCATGGCGCCGTCGCGCCTGTCGATACCGAGCGCCACGGCGACGATCGCCCCGTACTCGGGGCCGACGACCATCGCGCCGACGATGAGGATCTGGGAGTTGGTGACGATGCCGACCGAGCCGATCAGTCCCGCGATGACCAGGTAGAGGTAGAAGCTCGGCGCGTACCTCCCCCCTGACCGGATGCGTGCCTCCACCTGCTCCCAGACCGGTGCGCCGGTGAGCGCCCCGAGCCGTCGGCCTGCGGCCTCCGACACGCGCCCCGGGAACGCCATGTCGACCGGCTCGATGACGAGCGACCCGCCGACGTCGACCCGCAGGTCCCGCAGCCCGCGCAGCACCTCGTTGGCGGCTCCCGTCAGCACGTCGCATGCCACGAAGTCGCCGTCGGGATGGCGTGCGGCGCCCCGCCGCACCATCAGGTTCAGGACGTACGGGTCGGCGGAGAGGAACTCCTCGACCCGCTCGGTGAGGTCCGGCGGGCTGACGGCGCGGACATGGATCAAGTCCACACGCCACCTCCGCGGGACCGGGGGAGCGGTCGGTGGACGCTCGCAGGGGCGGGGCTTTCGTGGGGGTATGGCGTATACCGGACGGTCATGGACCGATACCCTCCCACAGCGGCGCACGGTCCGGTGGGCGACCTGCGGACGCGGCACGGTCGTCCGCACACGGCTCACGGCCGCGCCCTCGGTGCCGTGTCGGACCGGCTTGAGAGGATCCGTACGTGGAATCCCCCGAGCCTCCTCCCGAACTCTTCCCCGTACCGCAGCCGGAAGCCGGCCGCCGCGAGCCCCACCGCCCGGTGCGGTGCGCCCTGTGCGGACGGCCCCTCACCGGCGCGGCATCACGCCGTACCGGACTCGGTCCCGCCTGCGACGCCAAGCTGCACCCGGCGGGCCCGGACATCCGGACCCGCCGTCACGAGGTGGACCAGGACACGCTGCCCGGCACCTGACCCCAAGGCCGGCCCGACGTCCCTCAGGACCGGGCTACGCGCCGTCGAGACGGCGGAACAGCCCCTCCTGGACCACGGACACCAGCAACTGCCCCTGGCGGTCGTAGATCCGGCCCCTGGCCAGCCCACGGCCACCCGTGGCGATCGGCGACTCCTGGTCGTACAGGAACCACTCGTCGGCCCGGAACGGCCGGTGGAACCACATGGCGTGATCCAGCGAGGCCATGTCGAAGCCGCGCGGCCCCCACAGCGGCTCGACGGGGATCCGCACGGCGTCCAGCAGCGTCATGTCGCTGGCGTACGTCAGCGCGCAGGTGTGCACGAGCGGATCGTCGCCCAGCGGGCCGACCGCGCGCATCCACACCGCGCTGCGCGGATCCGCGTCCTTGATCTCCTCCCGCGTCCAGCGCAGCCTGTCGACGTAACGGATGTCGAAGGGCTGCCGCCGGGCCATCCGCTCCAGCGCCTCCGGCAGGCCGCCGAGGTGCTCCCGCACCTCGTCGGCGACCGTCGGCAGCTCGTCCGGATCGGGCACGACACGGGCCGGCGGCAGCTGGTGCTCGAATCCGGCCTCCTCCGGGCGGTGGAAGGACGCCGTCAGATTGAAGATCGTCCGGCCCTGCTGCACGGCCGTGACCCGGCGCGTGGTGAAGGACCGGCCGTCCCGCACCCGCTCCACGTCGTACACGATCGGTACGCCCGGACGGCCCGGACGCAGGAAGTACGCGTGCAGGGAATGCACCGGACGGTCGCCGTCCGTCGTGCGGCCGGCGGCGACCAGCGCCTGCCCCGCGACCTGCCCGCCGAAGACCCGTTGCAGGGACTCCTCGGGACTGCGGCCGCGGAAGATGTTGACCTCGATCCGCTCCAGGTCCAGCAGATCGACCAGGCTGTCGGCGGGGTTCGTCATGCGGTTCTTCTCCACTCTCCTGGCCGGCGCGCCGTCACAGCTGGCCCACGGCCGTGACCCGGACGACCGCCCGGCCCTCCTCGTCGGAGGCCGCGAGATCGACCTCCGCACGAATTCCCCAGTCATGGTCCCCCGCAGGGTCGGCGAACGCCTGCCACACCCGCCACAGACCGTGCCCGGGGTCCTCGTCGATCTTCAGCAGCTTCGGGCCGCGCGCGTCCGGGCCCGTGCCCAGCTCCTCGTGCGCCTCCCAGTAGTCGTCCATCGCCTCGCCCCACGCGTCCTCGTCCCAGCCCGCGTCGGCGTCCAGCTCGCCGAGGTCACGGACCCGGTCGAGGGCGGCCAGCTCCACCCGGCGGAACATCGCGTTGCGCACCAGCACCCGGAAGGCGCGGGCGTTGGCCGTCACCGGCTTGACCTCGTCGGCCCGCTCCTGCGCCTGCTCGGCCGTCTCCACCTCGGGATTGGCCAGCTGCTCCCACTCGTCCAGCAGACTGGAGTCCACCTGGCGCACCATCTCGCCCAGCCAGGCGATCAGGTCCTCCAGGTCCTCGGACTTCAGGTCGTCGGGAATGGTGTGCTCAAGGGCCTTGTAGGCGCTCGCCAGATACCGCAGGACGATGCCCTCGGTACGGGCCAGCTCGTAGTTCGAGGTGAACTCCGTGAAGGTCATGGCCCGTTCGTACATGTCGCGGATCACCGACTTCGGCGACACCGGGTGGTCACCGACCCACGGGTGGCTGGTGCGGTACACGTCGTAGGCGTGCCAGAGCAGCTCGCTCAACGGCTTGGGATACGTGACCTCCTGGAGCCGCTCCATCCGCTCCTCGTACTCGACGCCGTCCGCCTTCATCTGCCCGACGGCCTCACCCCGCGCCTTGTTCTGCTGGGCGGCAAGGATCTGCCGGGGGTCGTCGAGCGTCGACTCGACGACCGAGACCATGTCCAGGGCGTACGACGGCGATTCGGCGTCCAGCAGGTCGAAGGCGGCCAGCGCGAAGGTGGACAGCGGCTGGTTGAGCGCGAAGTCCTGCTGGAGGTCGACCGTGAGCCGCACGATCCGGCCGTCGGCATCGGGCGTGTCGAGCTGCTCCACGACACCGCCGTCGAGCAGCGACCGGTAGATCGCGATGGCGCGGCGGATGTGCCGCAGCTGTGCCCGGCGCGGCTCGTGGTTGTCCTCCAGCAGATGCCGCATCGCCTCGAAGGCGTTGCCCGGGCGCGCGATCACCGAGAGCAGCATCGTGTGGGTGACCCGGAACCGCGAGGTCAGTGGCTCGGGATCGGACTGGATCAGCTTGTCGAAGGTGGTCTCCGACCACGCGACGAAGCCCTCGGGGGCCTTCTTGCGGACCACCTTGCGCTTCTTCTTGGGATCGTCGCCCGCCTTCTTGACGGCCTTCTCGTTCTCGATGACGTGCTCGGGGGCCTGCGCCACGACGAAACCGGCCGTGTCGAAGCCGGCCCGGCCCGCGCGGCCCGCGATCTGGTGGAACTCGCGGGCGCGCAGCGTGCGCACCCGGGTGCCGTCGTACTTCGTGAGCGCGGTGAACAGCACCGTGCGGATGGGCACGTTGACGCCGACGCCCAGCGTGTCCGTCCCGCAGATGACCTTCAGCAGGCCCGCCTGGGCGAGCTTCTCCACGAGCCGCCGGTACTTGGGGAGCATCCCCGCGTGGTGCACCCCGATCCCGTGGCGCACGTAGCGGGAGAGGTTCTGGCCGAACTTGGTGGTGAAGCGGAAGTTGCCGATCAGGTCGGCGATCTTCTCCTTCTCCTCCTTCGTGCACATGTTGATGCTCATCAGCGACTGCGCCCGCTCCACCGCCGCTGCCTGCGTGAAGTGCACGATGTAGACGGGCGACTGCCGGGTGTCCAGGAGCTCGGTGAGCGTCTCCGTGATCGGCGTCAGCCGGTACTCATAGCTCAGCGGGACCGGGCGCGTCGCCGAGCGCACCACGGAGGTCGGACGGCCGGTGCGGCGGGTCAGGTCCTCCTCGAACATCTTGACGTCGCCGAGGGTCGCCGACATCAGCACGAACTGGGCCTGCGGGAGCTCCAGGATCGGGATCTGCCAGGCCCAGCCGCGGTCCGGCTCCGCGTAGAAGTGGAACTCGTCCATCACGACCTGGCCGATGTCGGCGTACTTGCCGTCACGCAGCGCGATCGAGGCGAGGACCTCGGCGGTACAGGCGATGACCGGGGCGTCGGCGTTGACCGAGGCGTCCCCGGTCAGCATGCCGACGTTCTCCGTGCCGAAGAGCTTGCACAGGTCGAAGAACTTCTCCGAGACCAGGGCCTTGATCGGGGCGGTGTAGAAGGTGACCTTGTCCTGGGCCAGCGCCGTGAAGTGCGCACCCGCGGCGACCAGGCTCTTCCCGGAGCCCGTGGGGGTGGAAAGGATCACGTTGGCCCCGGAGACCACCTCGATCAGCGCCTCCTCCTGAGCCGGATAGAGGGCGATCCCCTGCGATTCGGTCCATGACGAGAAGGCCTCGAAGAGGGCGTCCGGGTCGGCGGTCGGCGGGAGCTGATCGATAAGGGTCACGCCCCCATCTTGCCTGCCTCCTGCCCGGATGAGGGAACCGGAGCATCCGGTGAAGATCACGGACGATACGCTGCCCACTCAACTCGGCCGCCTCGCACAGACATCGGCGGCCCGGCCGGAACACCCGGCCGAATCACGATGGGGGCGGGAAGAACCATGATGGGACCGGCACACTCACTGTCAGGGGCGGCAGCCTGGCTGGGGGTGGGTGCCGCGGCCGCCGCCGCGGGCCACACGATGCCCTGGCCCGTCCTGGTCGTCGGAGCCCTGATCACCGCGGGCGCGGCGCTCGCCCCGGACCTCGACCACAAGTCGGCCACCATCTCCCGCGCCTTCGGCCCCGTGTCCAAGACACTCTGCGAAGTCGTCGACAAGCTCTCCTACGCCGTCTACAAGGCGACCAAGGGAGCCGGGGACCCCCGCAGGACCGGCGGACACCGCACCCTCACCCACACCTGGCTCTGGGCCGTGCTGATCGGCGCGGGATGCTCCGTGGCGGCGATCACCGGCGGCCGGTGGGCGGTCCTCGCCATCCTCTTCGTGCACCTCGTGCTCGCCGTCGAAGGGCTGCTGTGGCGGGCGGCCCGCGTCTCCAGCGACGTCCTGGTCTGGCTGCTCGGCGCGACCAGCGCATGGATCCTGGCGGGCGTACTGGACCAGCCCGGCAACGGCTCCGGCTGGCTGTTCGACGCGCCCGGCCAGGAGTACATGTGGCTCGGACTGCCCATCGTCCTCGGCGCCCTCGTGCACGACATCGGTGACGCGCTCACGGTCTCCGGCTGCCCGATCCTGTGGCCCATACCGATGGGCCGCAAGCGCTGGTACCCCCTCGGCCCGCCGAAGTTCATGCGCTTCCGGGCCGGCAGCTGGGTCGAGATCAAGGTGCTGATGCCCGCCTTCATGATCCTCGGGGGAGTGGGCGCCGCCGCGGCCCTCAACGTCATCTGACGGCCTTCGAAGCGCCCGGGGGGCGGTGAAGCCCTCGGCGTAGCACGATGGCCGCATGCTGCTCGCCAGGATCGCCCACGTGTCCCTGGAGGTCGCCGCGACCTCGGCCCGGAACCGGAAGACCGCCCTGCTGGCCGGGCTCTTCCGGGACGCCGGGCCGGACGACGTCCCGGTCGTGATCCCTTACCTCGCGGGCCGCCTTCCGCAGGGGCGACTCGGGATCGGGTGGAGCACCCTGCGCGTCCCGGTGACGCCCGCCGGCGAACCCACGCTGACCGTTGCGGGGACGAACGCCGAACTCACCGCAATCGGCGCCCTGAGCGGCCCGGGCTCGCAGGCCGCACGCAAGGAACGCCTGACCCGGCTGCTGGGCGCGGCCACCGCGGACGAACAGTACTTCCTGCGTGGACTGCTCACCGGAGAGGTGCGCCAGGGAGCGCTGGACGCCGTCGCCGTCGACGCCCTGGCGGACGCCGCCGGGGCACCTCCCGCGGACGTGCGGCGCGCGGTCATGCTCGCCGGATCGCTGGGTCCCGTCGCCCGTACGCTGCTCGCGGAGGGCCCCGGAGCCCTCGCCTCCTTCCGGCTCACCGTCGGCCGGCCGGTCCAGCCCATGCTCGCCCACACGGCCCGCTCGGTGCTCGAGGCGATCGACCGGCTCGGGCCCTGCGTCGTCGAGGAGAAGCTGGACGGCATCCGCGTGCAGGTGCACCGCGACGGGCCGCAGGTACGCGTCTACACCCGCGCGCTCGACGACATCACCGACCGGCTCCCCGAAGTCGCCGCGGCCGTGAGCCGCTTCCACGCCGAACGGTTCATCCTCGACGGCGAGGCGATCGCCCTGGGGGCCGACGGAAGACCGAGGCCGTTCCAGGAGACCGCCGGACGGGTGGGCTCCCGGCGGGACGTCGCCACCGCGGCGGACGCCGTCCCGGTGGTCCCGGTGTTCTTCGACGTGCTGTCCGTGGACGGACGGGACCTCCTCGACCTCCCCTTCTCCGAACGCCACCGGGATCTGGCCGCACTGGTCCCCGAGGAGATGCGCGTACGGCGCGTCGCCGTGGAGTACCCCGCCGACGAGCGCCGGCGGTCGGCTGCCTTGGCGTTCTCCGAGGACACCCTGGTCCGCGGGCACGAGGGAGTGGTGGTCAAGGGCACGGCGGCGCCCTACAGCGCGGGCCGGCGCGGGGCCTCCTGGCTGAAGGTGAAGCCCGTGCACACCCTGGACCTGGTCGTGCTGGCCGCCGAATGGGGTCACGGCAGACGCACCGGGAAGCTCTCCAACCTGCATCTGGGCGCGCGCAGGGACGACGGCACGTTCGCGATGCTGGGCAAGACCTTCAAGGGGCTCACGGACACCATGCTCAGCTGGCAGACCGAACGCCTCCGGGAGTTGGCCACCAGGGACGACGGACACGTGGTGACGGTGCGCCCGGAACTGGTCGTGGAGATCGCCTACGACGGGCTCCAGAGCTCCACCCGCTACCCGGCCGGTGTCACGCTGCGGTTCGCCCGCGTCTTGCGCTACCGCGAGGACAAGAGCGCCGAGGAAGCGGACACGGTCGGCACGGTCCTGTCCCGTCGGACATGACCCGGCAGGTTCCTCTCCGCAGGGCATGCCCCCGGCCCCCTCCCCCGGCGGATGCCGGGGGAGGGGGCCGGGAAGGCAGGCTCAGCCGCGGGCGTCCGCCCCCGCCGTGTGGGCTCGGATCTCCTCCGGCGTGAGATAGGCGTCGGTGTACTCGAAGTCGCGCAGGGTGGCCTGCTTACGGGCCTGGAAGCCCGTCCGCACGAAATCGTCACCGGCGATCGCGTTGAGCAGCCAGTTGGTCATGACCCGGGTCTTGGCGACGTTCGTCCGCAGCGCCGCCCAGTGGTAGCCGCGCGCCGCGGCCTGGGCCGGCAGGCCCCTCAACTCGATGCCCAGGGGCTTCGAGACGGCGTCCCGGCCGCCGAGGTCCACGACCAGGCCCAGGTCCTTGTGCACGTACGGCTGCAGCGGACGGCCGCGCAGGGAGGCGATGATGTTGTCCGCCAGCTTGCGGCCCTGGCGCATCGCGTGCTGGGCCGTGGGCGGGCAGATCGCCCCGTCCCCCTTGGCCAGGTCCGGCACCGCGGCCGCGTCGCCGAGCGCGAACACCCCGTCCGCGCCGGGCAGGCTCATCTCCGGAGTCACCGCGAGCCGTCCCCGCACGGTCTCGGCGTCGAGGGTCGCGACCAGTGGACTCGCCGCTACCCCCGCGGTCCAGATCAGCGTGCGGCACGGCAGCACCCGGCCGTCCGTGAACGTCACCTTGTCCGGCCCCGCCTCCGCCACGGAGACACCCAGCGAGACCTCGATCCCACGCTTGCGCAGGATCTCCAGGGCACTGAGACCGAGCTTGTCGCCGAGCTCCGGCATGAGCTTCGGCGCGATGTCGATCAGATGCCACTTGATCAGCCCGGGGTCCAGCCTGGGGTAGTGCTTCACGGCGTTGCTGGTGAGCAGCTGCAGACACGCGGCCGTCTCCGTGCCGGCGTACCCGCCGCCCACCACCACGAACTGCAGCCGGGACGCGCGCTCCTCCTCGTCGTGACTGGCGTCGGCCAGATCGAGCTGGGAGATGACGTGGTCCCGGATGTAGGCGGCCTCGGCCAGGGTCTTCATGCCCCGGGCGTTGTCGACCAGCCCCGGGATGTCGAAGGTCCGGGTGACGCTGCCTGCGGCCAGCACGATGTAGTCGTACGGCTCGTTGACGATCTCGTCCGTGATCTTCCGGACGACACAGACCTTCGCCTTCGTGTCCACCCCGATGGCCCCGCCGGGCACGATCCGGGTGCGGTGGCGCCGGCTGCGGCGCAAGGACACGGCGACCGACTGGGGGGTCAGCACCCCGGAGGCGACCTGTGGGAGCAACGGCAGGTAGAGCTGGTACGAGAACGGGGTGACGAGCGCGATGTCCGCTTCGCCGGGAGCGAGACTGCGCTCCAGCCGGCGTACGCACTCGACCCCGGCAAAGCCGGCGCCGACAACGAGAATCCTGGGTCGTGCCACGGTGTGCGTCCCTTCTCGGGCTTACGCGGTCATCGCTCGCCTGCCCCGTATCCGGAGCCAGTCACTCCCTCATCCTCACCGCAGGGGACGGAGTCCGCCTCTTGTGCGACGGCCGGCGGGTCGCCGCACAGGAGGCGGAGCGGGGAACCGCCGCTCAGCCGTGCCAGGAACGCCACAGCGCCGCGTAGGCGCCGCCCGCGGCCACCAGCTCGTCATGGCTGCCCAGTTCGCTGATCCTGCCGTCCTCGACCACCGCGATCACATCCGCGTCGTGCGCGGTGTGCAGCCGGTGTGCGATCGCGACCACCGTACGGCCGTCCAGCACCCGCGCCAGCGAACGCTCCAGATGACGGGCCGCCCGGGGATCGAGCAGCGAGGTCGCCTCGTCCAGCACCAGCGTGTGCGGGTCCGCCAGGACCAGACGGGCCAGGGCGATCTGCTGCGCCTGCGCCGGGGTGAGGGCCAGACCGCCCGAGCCGACCTCGGCGTCCAGGCCGTCGTCGAGGGCCTTCGCCCAGCCGTCCGCGTCCACCGCGGCGAGGGAGGCCCACAGCTCCGCGTCCTCGGCGTCCGTCCGGGCGAGCAGGAGGTTGTCGCGGAGGGAACCCACGAACACATGGTGCTCCTGGTTGACGAGAGCCACATGCGTCCGCACGCGCTCCGCCGTCATCCGCGACAGTTCGGCGCCGCCCAGCGACACCGAACCGGCCCGGGGCGCGTAGATCCCGGCCAGCAGCCGTCCCAGCGTGGACTTGCCCGCGCCGGACGGTCCGACCAGGGCCAGGCGCGTCCCCGGCGCCACATCCAGCGACACCCGGTGCAGGACGTCGACGCCCGCGCGGTAGCCGAAGCGCACCTCCTCGGCCCGCACCTCCCGGCCGTCGGGGTCGACGAGGTCGTCCCCGGCGTCGGGCTCGATCTCCCGCACACCGACGAGCCTGGCCAGGGACACCTGGGCCACCTGCAACTCGTCGTACCAGCGCAGGATCAGACCGATGGGGTCCACCATCATCTGGGCCAGGAGCGCCCCGGTCGTCAGCTGGCCGACGGTGATCCAGTCCTCCATCACGAACCAGCCGCCCAGCAGCAGCACCGCGCCGAGGATCGTCACGTACGTGGTGTTGATGACGGGGAAGAGCACCGAACGCAGGAACAGGGTGTACCGCTCCCAGGCCGTCCACTCCGCGACCCGGCGGTCCGACAACGCCACCCTTCGGGCCCCCAGGCGGTGGGACTCGACGGTCCGTCCGGCATCCACGGTCTCCGCGAGGGCGGCAGCGACCGCCGCGTACCCGGCGGCTTCCGAACGGTACGCGGAGGGCGCCCGCCGGAAGTACCAGCGGCAGCCGACGACCAGCACCGGCAGCGCGATCAGTACCGAGAGTGCCAAGGGCGGGGCGGTCACGGTCAGCGCGCCGAGCAGCAGCCCGGCCCAGACGACACCGATCGCCAGTTGCGGCACGGCCTCACGCATCGCGTTGGCCAGCCGGTCGATGTCCGTCGTGATCCTGGACAGCAGATCCCCGGTCCCGGCCCGCTCCAGGACCCCTGGCGGCAGCCCGACCGACCGCACGAGGAAGTCCTCGCGCAGATCGGCGAGCATCTCCTCGCCGAGCATGGCCCCGCGCAACCGCATCGTCCGGGTGAACACGGTCTGCACGACCAGCGCCAGCGCGAACACCGCGGCGGTGCGTTCCAGATGGAGGTCGGTGACTCCGTTCGACAGGTCCTCGACCAGCCCGCCGAGCAGGTACGGGCCGGTGATCGACGCGATCACGGCGACGGCGTTGACCGCGACGAGTACCGCGAAGGGTCTGCGGTGACGCCGCAGCAGGGCGTGCACGTACGCCCGGACGGTCGTCGGCGTGCCGACCGGCAGGGTCGTCGCGGACCGCGGTGCGGCCGGGTCGTACTCCGGTGGTGCCAGGCCGATCATGCTCGCTCCTCGATTTCCTCGGCGGCCGCACGGGCCGGCCGCAGGCCGTCGACCGTGGTGGGCCCGTCCTGTCCGGCCGCTTCCACGGCCTCCTCCTCGGTCTCACGGGTCACGACGGCCCGGTACAGGGGTTCGTGCCGAAGCAGTCCCCGGTGGGTCCCCGCAGCCACGACGGTGCCCCCGTGCACGAGGACGACGCGGTCCGCGAGGTCCAGCAGCAGGGGCGACGAGGCGAACGCCACCGTCGTACGGCCCCGGCGCAGCTGCTCGATGCCGGCGGCCACCCTGGCCTCCGTGTGCGAGTCCACGGCGGACGTCGGTTCGTCCAGCACGAGCACCTGCGGGTCGGTCACCAGGGAACGGGCCAGTGCGAGCCGCTGGCGCTGACCACCCGACAGCGACCTGCCGCGCTCGGTGATCCGGGTGTTCATCGGGTCGCCGTCCGCGTCGACGGACGCTTGGGCCAAGGCGTCCAGCACGTCACCGCAGCGGGCCGCGGCGAGCGCGTCCCCGGCCGTCACGTCACCCGACGACGGTACGTCCAGCAGCTCCCGCAGCGTCCCGGAGAGCAGCACCGGGTCCTTGTCCTGCACGAGCACCGCGGCCCGTGCCGAGTCGAGCGGCAGGTCGTCCAGAGGGACCCCGCCGAGCAGCACCGAGGCAACCGGCCCGGACGCCTCGTCCTGCTCGGCGTGGCCGCCGAGCCGTTCCGCCAGACGACCCGCCTCGTCGGGATCGCCGCAGACCACGGCGGTGAAGAGGCCCTGCGGCGCCATCAGCCCGGTCACCGGGTCGTAGAGATCGCCCCCGGACACCTCGGCATCCGCCGTCGCCGGGCGAGTGCCGCGCCGCAGGGACAGCACACGGACCGCGCGCTGTGCGGACGGCCGTGAGAAGGAGTACGCCATGGCGATCTCCTCCACGTTGCGCAGCGGGAACAGCATCAGGGTCGCCGCGCTGTACACGGTGACCAGCTGACCGACGTCGATCCGGCCGTCCCGGGCGAGCGTCGCCCCGTACCAGACCAGGGAGATCAGCAGAACTCCCGGCAGGAACACCTGGATCGCCGAGATGAGAGCCCACATCCGGGCACTGCGCACGGCGGCCTTCCGGACCTCCTGGGACGCGCGGCGGTAACGTCCGAGGAACAGCTCCTCGCCGCCGATGCCCCGCAGTACCCGCAGCCCGGCGACCGTGTCGGAGGCCAGCTCCGTGGCCTTGCCCGCCTTCTCGCGCTGCAGATCCGCCCGGCGGGTGGCCCGGGGGAGCAGCGGCAGGACGG
Proteins encoded in this window:
- a CDS encoding DUF6011 domain-containing protein, with protein sequence MESPEPPPELFPVPQPEAGRREPHRPVRCALCGRPLTGAASRRTGLGPACDAKLHPAGPDIRTRRHEVDQDTLPGT
- a CDS encoding acyl-CoA thioesterase II is translated as MTNPADSLVDLLDLERIEVNIFRGRSPEESLQRVFGGQVAGQALVAAGRTTDGDRPVHSLHAYFLRPGRPGVPIVYDVERVRDGRSFTTRRVTAVQQGRTIFNLTASFHRPEEAGFEHQLPPARVVPDPDELPTVADEVREHLGGLPEALERMARRQPFDIRYVDRLRWTREEIKDADPRSAVWMRAVGPLGDDPLVHTCALTYASDMTLLDAVRIPVEPLWGPRGFDMASLDHAMWFHRPFRADEWFLYDQESPIATGGRGLARGRIYDRQGQLLVSVVQEGLFRRLDGA
- a CDS encoding DUF2252 domain-containing protein, with translation MPQERTSPLRAVPGATPRERAALGKAARRRVPRSSHHAYDPPAGRPDPLALLEAQSAARVQELVPIRYGRMTESPFRFYRGAAAIMAADLAGTPASGIRAQLCGDAHLLNFRLLASPERHLLFDINDFDETLPGPWEWDVKRLAASLVIAGRANGFSDKERSRVVRATVRSYRESMIRFAEMRNLDVWYTKVDEDRLRAMAAGKLAAAGRRRVAGATAKARTRDSLQAFAKLTEVAGGRLRIAPDPPLVVPLADLLTDDERRVTESRFRKLIRGYARSLPSDRRALLADFRPVDMARKVVGVGSVGTRCWILLLLGRDGEDPLFLQAKEADTSVLAPHAGASAYRNQGERVVAGQRLMQAAGDIFLGWERVDGFDGKRRDFYVRQLRDWKGIAEPEQMVPRGMAAFGELCGTTLARAHARSGDRIAIAAYLGHGDVFDRALEEFAERYADQNERDHRALVDAVAAGRLPAAERGGD
- a CDS encoding DUF389 domain-containing protein; the protein is MDLIHVRAVSPPDLTERVEEFLSADPYVLNLMVRRGAARHPDGDFVACDVLTGAANEVLRGLRDLRVDVGGSLVIEPVDMAFPGRVSEAAGRRLGALTGAPVWEQVEARIRSGGRYAPSFYLYLVIAGLIGSVGIVTNSQILIVGAMVVGPEYGAIVAVALGIDRRDGAMARRGLNALFKGFLLTITVTFLFSLLIRGFGFESRAFKQGLRPVSDLINTPNFFSFAVAALAAVVGIVSLTEARTSSLLGVFISVTTIPAAAAISVSTAFGSWSEAWGSLIQLLVNIAVLIVVGALALRSQRAIWRRVGRGQAARSRGQA
- a CDS encoding DEAD/DEAH box helicase — its product is MTLIDQLPPTADPDALFEAFSSWTESQGIALYPAQEEALIEVVSGANVILSTPTGSGKSLVAAGAHFTALAQDKVTFYTAPIKALVSEKFFDLCKLFGTENVGMLTGDASVNADAPVIACTAEVLASIALRDGKYADIGQVVMDEFHFYAEPDRGWAWQIPILELPQAQFVLMSATLGDVKMFEEDLTRRTGRPTSVVRSATRPVPLSYEYRLTPITETLTELLDTRQSPVYIVHFTQAAAVERAQSLMSINMCTKEEKEKIADLIGNFRFTTKFGQNLSRYVRHGIGVHHAGMLPKYRRLVEKLAQAGLLKVICGTDTLGVGVNVPIRTVLFTALTKYDGTRVRTLRAREFHQIAGRAGRAGFDTAGFVVAQAPEHVIENEKAVKKAGDDPKKKRKVVRKKAPEGFVAWSETTFDKLIQSDPEPLTSRFRVTHTMLLSVIARPGNAFEAMRHLLEDNHEPRRAQLRHIRRAIAIYRSLLDGGVVEQLDTPDADGRIVRLTVDLQQDFALNQPLSTFALAAFDLLDAESPSYALDMVSVVESTLDDPRQILAAQQNKARGEAVGQMKADGVEYEERMERLQEVTYPKPLSELLWHAYDVYRTSHPWVGDHPVSPKSVIRDMYERAMTFTEFTSNYELARTEGIVLRYLASAYKALEHTIPDDLKSEDLEDLIAWLGEMVRQVDSSLLDEWEQLANPEVETAEQAQERADEVKPVTANARAFRVLVRNAMFRRVELAALDRVRDLGELDADAGWDEDAWGEAMDDYWEAHEELGTGPDARGPKLLKIDEDPGHGLWRVWQAFADPAGDHDWGIRAEVDLAASDEEGRAVVRVTAVGQL